The genomic window CCTCGGCACGGTCGAGCTGCAGGTGGACGAGCCCCCCTGCCTCTACCCCGCGCTGCCGGGTTTCGAAAGGGCCTTCATGCCCTTCGGCTCCGACGCCCCCTGCCTGCGCCATCTCATCCCGGACCTCACCGCGGTCCTCGCCGGCCCCGGCAGCATCCGGGTGGCCCACACCGCGGGCGAACACCTCACCATGCAGGACCTCGCGGCCGGCGCCCAGCTCAACCTGCGCCTCGCCCGGCATTTTCTCCAGGAGCACCCATGAACCGCATCCCCGTCACCGTCCTTGGCGCCACCGGCGTCGTCGGCCAGCGCTTCGTGCGCCGCCTCCTGAACCACCCCATGTTCGAAGTGGTGTGCATCGCCGCCAGCGACCGCAGCGCCGGCAAGCGGTACCGGGACGCCTGCGAATGGCGCCTGGACGGCGAGCCCTACGGCGGCCTCGGGGACCAGGTGCTGGTGCCCTCCGACCCCGCCGAGGCCCTCTCCCCCATCGTCTTCAGCGCGCTCGACAACGCTCCCGCCAGGGAGATCGAGCCCGCCTTCGCCCGCGCCGGGGGCCACGTCTTCAGCAACGCGGCGTCCTTCCGCATGGACCCGGACGTGCCCCTGCTGGTGCCGGAAGTCAACCCCGGCCACCTGGCCCTGCTCGATTCCCAGCGCTCGCGGAGGGACTGGAAGGGCAGCATCCTCACCAACCCCAACTGCACCACCACCGTCCTGGTGATGGCCCTGGCCCCGCTGCACGAGGCCTTCGGCGTGGAGACGGTGATCATGACCTCCATGCAGGCCGTGAGCGGCGCCGGCTACCCCGGCGTGCCCAGCCTGGACATCCTGGGCAACATCATCCCCTACATCGGCGGCGAGGAGGGCAAGGTCGAGATCGAGACCGGGCGGCTCCTGGGCAAGGTGGAAGGCGGCCTCGCCGTGTCCGATCCCATGACGGTCTCGGCCCTGTGCTACCGCGCCCCGGTCATCGACGGGCACACCGAGAGCGTGAGCGTGCGCCTCCGGGGGAACCCCACCCCCGACCAGGTGCGCGAGGCCCTGGCGGCCTGGAAGCCCCTGCCCCAGCGCCTGGGCCTGCCCAGCGCCCCCGAGGTCCCCATCCGGATCCACGTGGCCGAGAACCGGCCCCAGGTGCGCAGGGACGTGGAGATGGACGGCGGCATGAGCGTCCACGTGGGCCGCATCCGCCCCTGCAACGTCCTGGGCATCAAGTTCTCGCTCCTGGGCCACAACACGGAGCGCGGCGCCGCCGGGGGCTCGGTGCTCAACGCGGAGCTGGCCGTGGCGCAGGACTTCGTGTCCTAGCCCCTCCGGCCATGATCGCAGCGGAGGGGCTCGGCAAGCGGTTCGGCGACACCTGGGCCCTCCGGGACCTGAGCCTCCGGGTCCCGGAGGGCGCCTTCCTGGCGGTGCTGGGCCGCAACGGCGCGGGCAAGACGACCCTGGTGCGGCTGCTCACGGGCCAGCTGCGCGCCACGGAGGGCTCGGTGCGGGTGGCGGGGCTCGATCCCGCCGGAGCGCCCCTGGAGCTGCGGCGAATGGTCGGCGTCATGCCCGAGGAGGGCGCCCTCCTGGAGGACCTCGGGGGCGCCCAGTACCTGCAGTTCGTGGGCCGCCTCCACGGACTGGGCCGGGAGGTCCTGGCGGAGCGCGTCGCGGAGCTGGAGGCCTGCCTGGAAGTGGGCTTCGGGCCCCGGCCCATCCGGGACTACAGCTACGGCATGAAGAAGAAGCTGGCGTTCTCGGCGGCCCTCCTCCACGGGCCGCGCCTGGTCTTCCTGGACGAACCCTTCGAGGGGCTGGACCCGTCCGTCGTGCGCAGCCTCCTGGCGGCCCTGGGGCAGCTGCGGGACCGGGGGGTCACGGTGGTCATGACCAGCCATCAGCTGAGCCTCGCGGAGCGTCTGGCCACACGGATCCTGCTGGTGGAGGAGGGGCGCCTCCTGGTGGACGGCGCCGCCGGAGACGTGCTGGGCCCCGACGAGGACCTGGAGGGCCTCTTCCTGCGCCTGGTGGGGCGCGGCCGGGCCGGGCGGCTCTCGTGGATCTGAGGGCCCTGGGCGCCCTGTGGTCGGTCCGGAGCGGGACCCCGCGCCCGCCTCTGCGCCCGGCCCTGGCCGCCCTCCTGGCACCGGTGGCCGTCTGGCTCGGGGGCGCCGCCTTCTGGGCCGGGACCCGCGCGGGGAGCGGCCTCGCCGGCCTGGACCCCGTGGCCGCGGGGACCCTCCTGTGGAGGCTCCCGCTGGTCCTGGGCTTCGCCGGAGCCCTTTGGGACGGCGGCTGCGTGGTGGACCCCCGTCCCTGCCGCCCCCACTTCATCGCCCCCCGCACCCTGGTGCTGGCGGAAGCGATGCTGGGCCTCACCACGCCGGTGAAGCTGGCGCTTGCGGCCCTGGGGCTGTCCTTCACCTCGGGGCTGGGCTGGGGCGGGCCCGGACGGGTCCCCCTGGGCCTGTCGTATTCCCTGCTCCTGGTGCTCTGGACCGCGTGCCTGGAGCGGGTCATCCATGTCCTCGCCCCGGCGGGCATCCTGCGCCAGCGGGCCTTCCTGGGCGTGATCCTGGGCCTCGGCGCGGGCCTGGCGGCCCTGTCCACCCTGGGCGGCGCCGCGGTCCCGGGCTGGGTCACGGCGGCGGAGCGCCTCTGGGCCCTGCCCGGGATCCGCCTGGTGAGGTTCTGGCAGACCGGGGCCTGGCCGCTGCTGGCCGTCCCGCTGGGGGCGACCCTTGGCCTCCTGGCGCTGACGGGCGCCTGCGTCCGCCGGGAACTGGCCGTCGACCGCCGGCCGGGAGCGGCCCTGGACGGGGGCCGGATCTGGGCCTTCCGCCGGCCCTGGGCC from Geothrix sp. 21YS21S-2 includes these protein-coding regions:
- the asd gene encoding aspartate-semialdehyde dehydrogenase gives rise to the protein MNRIPVTVLGATGVVGQRFVRRLLNHPMFEVVCIAASDRSAGKRYRDACEWRLDGEPYGGLGDQVLVPSDPAEALSPIVFSALDNAPAREIEPAFARAGGHVFSNAASFRMDPDVPLLVPEVNPGHLALLDSQRSRRDWKGSILTNPNCTTTVLVMALAPLHEAFGVETVIMTSMQAVSGAGYPGVPSLDILGNIIPYIGGEEGKVEIETGRLLGKVEGGLAVSDPMTVSALCYRAPVIDGHTESVSVRLRGNPTPDQVREALAAWKPLPQRLGLPSAPEVPIRIHVAENRPQVRRDVEMDGGMSVHVGRIRPCNVLGIKFSLLGHNTERGAAGGSVLNAELAVAQDFVS
- a CDS encoding ABC transporter ATP-binding protein, with amino-acid sequence MIAAEGLGKRFGDTWALRDLSLRVPEGAFLAVLGRNGAGKTTLVRLLTGQLRATEGSVRVAGLDPAGAPLELRRMVGVMPEEGALLEDLGGAQYLQFVGRLHGLGREVLAERVAELEACLEVGFGPRPIRDYSYGMKKKLAFSAALLHGPRLVFLDEPFEGLDPSVVRSLLAALGQLRDRGVTVVMTSHQLSLAERLATRILLVEEGRLLVDGAAGDVLGPDEDLEGLFLRLVGRGRAGRLSWI